One Actinospica robiniae DSM 44927 genomic region harbors:
- a CDS encoding 1,4-dihydroxy-6-naphthoate synthase gives MLTIAYSPCPNDTFIFHAWTHGLIAGAPELTVSYADIDQTNGWLADERGLDVMKISAAALPEALANGYELLPCGGAMGRGCGPLVLAAPGFGGSLAGRTVAVPSLRSTAFLLFKQWAAARGEQPEIRVMQFRDIMPAVRDGEVDAGLVIHEARFTYQQFGLECLADLGEWWEATTGAPIPLGVIVARSALGPEVIGGVTAALRASVEHAFAHPQDSHEYVLSLAEEMDPDVARRHIELYVNEFSRDLGPDGEKALERLFV, from the coding sequence ATGCTGACCATCGCCTACTCTCCCTGCCCCAACGACACCTTCATCTTCCACGCGTGGACGCACGGCCTGATCGCCGGAGCACCGGAGCTGACGGTCAGTTACGCCGACATCGACCAGACCAACGGCTGGCTGGCCGACGAGCGCGGCCTGGACGTGATGAAGATCTCCGCGGCCGCGCTGCCGGAGGCGCTGGCGAACGGCTACGAGCTGCTGCCGTGCGGCGGCGCGATGGGCCGGGGCTGCGGGCCGCTGGTGCTGGCCGCGCCCGGGTTCGGCGGCAGCCTGGCCGGCCGGACGGTGGCCGTGCCGAGCCTGCGCTCGACCGCGTTCCTGCTGTTCAAGCAGTGGGCTGCGGCGCGGGGTGAGCAGCCTGAGATCAGGGTCATGCAGTTCCGCGACATCATGCCCGCGGTGCGCGACGGCGAGGTGGACGCCGGACTGGTCATCCACGAGGCCCGCTTCACCTACCAGCAGTTCGGCCTCGAGTGCCTCGCCGATCTGGGCGAGTGGTGGGAGGCGACGACCGGCGCGCCGATCCCGTTGGGCGTGATCGTGGCCCGCTCGGCTCTCGGGCCCGAGGTGATCGGCGGGGTCACCGCGGCGCTGCGCGCTTCCGTGGAACACGCCTTCGCCCACCCGCAGGACTCGCACGAATACGTGCTCTCCCTCGCCGAGGAGATGGATCCGGATGTGGCCCGCCGCCACATCGAGCTCTACGTCAACGAGTTCTCCCGGGACCTCGGCCCGGACGGCGAGAAGGCCCTCGAACGCTTGTTCGTTTAG
- a CDS encoding HelD family protein: MPENSAAAPLSPQVVAEREHLERSRAALRAMRAETLALRAQGGNAVSTEVINSAIQARAAALADRPDVPLFFGRLDYDPEAGSEYRGEHFYVGRRHVHDAHGDPMVVDWRAPVSLAFYRASVKEPMGLGLRRRFGFSAGQLTAIEDEPLGPGAKPAQQGAHGTEPGSQILRQEIERPRTGPMRDIVATIQPEQDEIVRADLGTSICVQGAPGTGKTAVGLHRVAFLLYAHRDRIKRGGALVVGPNRQFLKYIEQVLPALGEIDVAQATVAELVARAPVRAVDGAAAARLKGDARMARVLRRAVWANVQTPTESLTVIRGSRHWRVPAHEIAEHIETLRGREVRYGAGRVMLAQRIAHSVLRRMEMAGESPDDRIQDAVARMRPVKLVVDHAWPAMEPAKVLHALFSDPELLALAAKDELTEPEQQLLLWERAPRSAGAAKWTMADVVLLDELSDLLERTASLAHVVVDEAQDLSAMQLRAVARRCTTGSVTVLGDIAQATTPWATGSWEAALEHLGKSEAVIEELTQGFRVPRQVIEYAARLLPTIAPHLAPPTSVRQQGGGLDVLGVEGEAELEEWLLDSVRSALADEGSVGVITADAALNAVAASLDRAGIAYSRLDQEAEEEDEVADPAPEQGADAETARLVLVPASLAKGLEYDQVIVLEPTTIAEAEHDEVLGLRRLYVVLTRAVTRLVVLHSRPLPAELA; the protein is encoded by the coding sequence ATGCCCGAAAACTCTGCCGCCGCACCGCTCTCCCCGCAGGTCGTCGCGGAACGCGAGCATCTGGAGCGCTCCCGCGCGGCGCTGCGCGCGATGCGCGCGGAGACCCTCGCGCTGCGCGCGCAGGGCGGCAACGCGGTCTCGACCGAGGTGATCAACTCCGCGATCCAGGCCCGGGCCGCCGCCCTGGCCGACCGTCCCGACGTGCCGCTCTTCTTCGGCCGGCTCGACTACGACCCCGAGGCCGGCTCCGAATACCGGGGCGAGCATTTCTACGTGGGCCGCCGCCACGTGCACGACGCGCACGGCGATCCGATGGTGGTGGACTGGCGCGCCCCGGTCTCGCTGGCCTTCTACCGGGCCAGCGTGAAGGAGCCGATGGGCCTCGGCCTGCGCCGCCGCTTCGGCTTCTCGGCCGGCCAGCTCACCGCGATCGAGGACGAGCCGCTCGGCCCCGGTGCCAAGCCGGCTCAACAGGGCGCTCACGGCACTGAGCCGGGCTCGCAGATCCTGCGCCAGGAGATCGAGCGCCCGCGCACCGGCCCGATGCGCGACATCGTCGCCACCATCCAGCCGGAGCAGGACGAGATCGTCCGCGCCGACCTGGGCACGAGCATCTGCGTCCAGGGAGCGCCCGGCACCGGGAAGACGGCCGTGGGCCTGCACCGGGTGGCGTTCCTGCTCTATGCGCACCGCGATCGGATCAAACGCGGCGGCGCGTTGGTGGTGGGGCCGAACCGGCAGTTCCTCAAGTACATCGAGCAGGTGCTGCCCGCGCTCGGCGAGATCGACGTGGCCCAGGCCACGGTCGCCGAGCTGGTGGCGCGCGCGCCCGTCCGCGCGGTCGACGGCGCGGCGGCGGCGCGGCTCAAGGGCGACGCGCGGATGGCCCGCGTGCTGCGGCGCGCGGTCTGGGCGAACGTGCAGACGCCGACCGAGTCGCTGACCGTGATCCGCGGCTCGCGGCACTGGCGCGTGCCCGCCCACGAGATCGCCGAACACATCGAGACGCTGCGCGGCCGCGAGGTGCGCTACGGCGCGGGCCGGGTGATGCTGGCGCAGCGGATCGCCCACAGCGTCCTGCGACGGATGGAGATGGCCGGCGAGTCCCCGGACGACCGGATCCAGGACGCGGTGGCGCGGATGCGCCCGGTCAAGCTGGTGGTCGACCATGCCTGGCCTGCCATGGAGCCGGCCAAGGTGCTGCACGCTCTCTTCAGCGACCCGGAACTGCTGGCGCTGGCGGCGAAGGACGAGCTGACCGAGCCTGAGCAGCAGCTGCTGCTCTGGGAGAGGGCGCCGCGCTCGGCTGGCGCGGCCAAGTGGACCATGGCCGACGTGGTCCTGCTCGACGAGCTTTCCGACCTGCTCGAGCGGACCGCCTCGCTCGCCCACGTCGTGGTCGACGAAGCGCAGGACCTCTCCGCGATGCAGCTGCGGGCGGTCGCGCGCCGGTGCACCACCGGGTCGGTGACCGTGCTCGGCGACATCGCCCAGGCGACGACGCCGTGGGCCACCGGCAGCTGGGAGGCGGCACTGGAGCACCTGGGCAAGAGCGAGGCGGTCATCGAGGAGCTGACCCAGGGCTTCCGCGTGCCGCGCCAGGTGATCGAGTACGCGGCCAGGCTGCTGCCCACGATCGCGCCCCATCTCGCTCCGCCCACCTCGGTCCGCCAGCAGGGCGGCGGCCTCGACGTCCTCGGGGTCGAGGGAGAGGCGGAGCTCGAGGAATGGCTGCTCGACTCCGTCCGCAGCGCTCTGGCCGACGAGGGCTCGGTCGGCGTCATCACGGCGGACGCGGCGCTCAACGCAGTGGCCGCGAGCCTCGATCGGGCCGGCATCGCCTACTCCCGGCTCGATCAGGAGGCTGAGGAAGAGGACGAAGTAGCGGATCCAGCTCCCGAGCAGGGCGCCGACGCAGAGACGGCACGGCTCGTCCTCGTCCCGGCCAGCCTGGCCAAGGGCCTCGAGTACGACCAGGTGATCGTGCTCGAACCCACCACCATCGCCGAGGCCGAACACGATGAGGTGCTCGGCCTGCGCCGGCTCTACGTCGTGCTCACCCGTGCCGTCACCAGGCTGGTCGTGCTGCACTCCCGGCCGCTTCCGGCGGAGCTGGCCTGA
- a CDS encoding cold shock domain-containing protein: MPTGKVKWYNAEKGFGFIAREDGGDVHVHSSALPPGVDTLKPGQRVEFGIADGRRGESALNVQLIDAKPSVAVAQRKPAEDLVVIVEDVIKVLDHVSTTLRRGKYPEREQGRKVAKLLRAVADQLDL; this comes from the coding sequence GTGCCGACCGGCAAGGTGAAGTGGTACAACGCCGAAAAGGGCTTCGGTTTCATCGCCCGCGAGGACGGCGGCGACGTCCACGTCCACTCCTCCGCGCTCCCGCCCGGGGTCGATACGCTCAAGCCCGGCCAGCGGGTCGAGTTCGGCATCGCGGACGGGCGGCGCGGCGAGAGCGCGCTCAACGTCCAGCTGATCGACGCCAAGCCCTCCGTCGCGGTGGCCCAGCGCAAGCCGGCCGAGGACCTCGTCGTGATCGTCGAAGACGTGATCAAGGTGCTCGACCACGTCTCGACCACCCTGCGCCGCGGCAAGTACCCCGAGCGCGAGCAGGGCCGCAAGGTGGCCAAGCTGCTCCGGGCGGTGGCCGACCAGCTCGACCTGTGA
- a CDS encoding copper homeostasis protein CutC → MPKGLLEVIAVDAEDARRAVSAGAHRLELVSSMQYAGFCPAPETVESVSAAVDVPVRVMLRLREGFGVGGTEGVARLVETAGRLREAGAREFVLGWLDGAGAADLAAIGAVLEALDGLPWTFHKAVDDGSVDRPALFEAIRGLPGLDTVLSSGGPLPAGQGADVLAAEAAREAGLGEAGLQLLVGGGLRLDDVPVLRARGLTDFHVGTAVRVGGSWENPVDPGIVEHWHAAVES, encoded by the coding sequence ATGCCGAAGGGACTGTTGGAAGTCATCGCGGTGGACGCCGAAGACGCGCGTCGCGCCGTGTCCGCCGGAGCGCACCGGCTGGAACTGGTCAGTTCGATGCAGTACGCGGGTTTCTGCCCCGCGCCCGAGACGGTCGAGTCGGTGTCAGCCGCCGTGGACGTGCCGGTGCGGGTGATGCTGAGGTTGCGTGAGGGTTTCGGCGTGGGCGGCACCGAGGGTGTCGCACGGCTCGTCGAAACGGCCGGGCGGCTGCGCGAGGCCGGCGCACGGGAGTTCGTCCTGGGGTGGCTGGACGGCGCCGGCGCGGCGGATCTGGCCGCGATCGGCGCCGTGCTCGAGGCTCTGGACGGCCTCCCGTGGACTTTCCACAAGGCTGTGGACGACGGATCGGTGGACCGGCCCGCGCTGTTCGAGGCGATCCGCGGCCTGCCCGGCCTGGACACCGTGCTCAGTTCGGGCGGTCCGCTCCCGGCCGGCCAAGGCGCGGACGTCCTCGCCGCGGAGGCGGCCCGGGAGGCCGGTCTCGGCGAGGCCGGACTGCAACTGCTGGTGGGCGGGGGACTGCGGCTCGACGATGTCCCGGTGCTCCGAGCCCGCGGCCTGACCGACTTCCACGTCGGCACGGCCGTGCGGGTCGGCGGCTCCTGGGAGAACCCGGTCGACCCGGGCATCGTCGAGCACTGGCACGCAGCGGTCGAGAGCTGA
- a CDS encoding sucrase ferredoxin, which translates to MTLPPCADPAATCAGACVGLGASAPAATRGWLLIEHAGPWPAFGYPSDLPAGLARSAERLLGHGVRPQLIRRTDRLGRRGDGVRAVFLAGGDAAGSTWIERVDPALLTDRHPGSRLNSATFRTAQAPGLGRAAGPLLLVCTHGRREVSCARFGRPVAVALAARFGPLVWETTHVGGDEFAANLVLLPEGAYFGRLDPRQAVIVAERALAGELELDAYRGTAGRSAGAQAAESQLRHTLGERSLATLRPLPPCAPDVHCFIHIQPDGARRHYEVPVTSAG; encoded by the coding sequence ATGACGCTGCCGCCGTGTGCCGACCCCGCCGCGACCTGCGCCGGCGCCTGCGTCGGGCTCGGCGCGAGCGCACCGGCGGCCACCCGCGGCTGGCTGCTGATCGAACACGCCGGACCGTGGCCCGCATTCGGCTATCCGAGTGACCTCCCGGCCGGCCTGGCGCGGTCCGCCGAGCGGCTGCTGGGTCACGGCGTGCGCCCGCAGCTGATCCGGCGCACGGACCGCCTCGGACGGCGCGGAGACGGCGTGCGCGCCGTCTTCCTGGCGGGCGGAGACGCCGCGGGATCGACCTGGATCGAGCGGGTCGATCCGGCACTGCTGACGGACCGTCACCCTGGCTCTCGACTGAACTCTGCGACGTTCCGTACCGCGCAGGCACCGGGCCTCGGGCGAGCCGCCGGGCCGCTGCTTCTGGTGTGCACGCACGGCCGGCGCGAGGTGAGCTGCGCCCGCTTCGGCCGGCCGGTCGCAGTGGCCTTGGCCGCCCGTTTCGGTCCGCTGGTCTGGGAGACCACGCACGTCGGCGGCGACGAGTTCGCGGCCAACCTCGTACTGCTGCCGGAAGGCGCCTACTTCGGCCGGCTCGACCCACGTCAGGCCGTCATCGTGGCCGAGCGCGCACTGGCCGGGGAACTCGAGCTCGACGCGTACCGCGGTACGGCGGGCCGATCGGCCGGGGCGCAGGCTGCTGAGTCGCAGCTGCGCCACACCCTCGGGGAGCGATCACTCGCCACGCTGCGCCCGCTGCCGCCGTGCGCTCCCGACGTGCACTGCTTCATCCACATACAACCGGACGGCGCGCGCAGGCACTACGAGGTGCCGGTCACGTCCGCCGGATGA
- the mqnB gene encoding futalosine hydrolase, with the protein MNRILIVTAVEAEAEALRRGLPGGADAPGVTVLVGGVGSAHAAASTARALGTDGGGYGAVISAGIAGAFRGRAELGGLLLARQVVAADFGAGAPRDEEHPDGFLSVDELGFGSATAEAGRLPGVQAVVGTILTVTCATGTDERAEELTRRYPEAVGEAMEGYGVAAAAALFDLPFAEIRAVSNFVGRREREAWRIGPALAALTAAARPIAEGLQAC; encoded by the coding sequence GTGAACCGGATTCTGATCGTCACCGCGGTCGAGGCCGAGGCCGAGGCGTTGCGCCGGGGCCTGCCCGGCGGAGCCGACGCGCCGGGGGTCACCGTGCTCGTGGGCGGGGTGGGCTCGGCCCACGCGGCCGCGTCGACGGCCCGGGCGCTGGGCACGGACGGCGGCGGCTACGGCGCGGTCATCAGCGCGGGCATCGCCGGCGCCTTCCGGGGCCGGGCCGAGCTGGGCGGGCTGCTGCTGGCCCGCCAGGTCGTGGCCGCGGACTTCGGCGCCGGGGCCCCGCGGGACGAGGAGCATCCGGACGGCTTCCTGAGTGTGGACGAGCTCGGCTTCGGCTCGGCCACGGCGGAGGCCGGGCGGCTGCCGGGCGTGCAGGCCGTCGTCGGCACCATCCTCACCGTCACCTGCGCCACCGGAACCGACGAGCGCGCCGAGGAACTGACGCGGCGTTACCCGGAGGCGGTCGGCGAGGCGATGGAGGGCTACGGCGTGGCCGCCGCGGCGGCGCTGTTCGACCTGCCCTTCGCCGAGATCAGAGCCGTGTCGAACTTCGTCGGGCGGCGGGAGCGGGAGGCCTGGCGGATCGGTCCCGCGCTGGCCGCGCTCACCGCGGCGGCCCGGCCGATCGCGGAAGGACTCCAGGCATGCTGA